The Streptomyces pactum genome contains a region encoding:
- a CDS encoding IclR family transcriptional regulator produces the protein MSAVETGGGAQVKSAVRTVELLEYFAGRPGMHSLASVQEAVGYPKSSLYMLLRTLVELGWVETDATGTRYGIGVRALLVGTSYIDGDEVVAAARPTLDRLSDDTTETIHLARLDGTNVVYLATRQSQHYLRPFTRVGRRLPAHSTSLGKALLSTYTDEQVRKLLPETLPALTEHTITDREKLIEELHQVREQGFAVDREENTLGLRCFGVAVPYRTPARDAISCSVPVARLTPAHEQMVKDALFDARDRLTLATRRL, from the coding sequence ATGTCGGCTGTCGAGACGGGGGGCGGAGCGCAGGTCAAGTCCGCGGTGCGGACGGTTGAGCTGCTCGAGTACTTCGCCGGACGCCCCGGTATGCACTCCCTCGCGTCGGTCCAGGAGGCCGTCGGTTACCCCAAGTCCAGTCTCTACATGCTGCTGCGCACGCTGGTGGAGCTGGGCTGGGTGGAGACGGACGCGACGGGCACGCGGTACGGCATCGGTGTGCGGGCGCTGCTGGTCGGCACGTCGTACATCGACGGCGACGAGGTGGTCGCCGCGGCGCGGCCGACGCTGGACCGGCTCTCCGACGACACCACGGAGACCATCCACCTCGCGCGCCTGGACGGCACGAACGTCGTCTACCTCGCCACCCGCCAGTCGCAGCACTACCTGCGGCCGTTCACCCGGGTCGGCCGCCGGCTGCCCGCGCACTCGACGTCGCTGGGCAAGGCGCTGCTGAGCACGTACACCGACGAGCAGGTCCGCAAGCTGCTCCCGGAGACGCTGCCCGCGCTGACCGAGCACACCATCACCGACCGGGAGAAGCTCATCGAGGAGCTGCACCAGGTGCGGGAGCAGGGCTTCGCCGTCGACCGCGAGGAGAACACCCTGGGCCTGCGCTGCTTCGGCGTGGCGGTCCCCTACCGCACCCCGGCGCGGGACGCGATCAGTTGCTCGGTGCCGGTGGCGCGGCTGACTCCCGCGCACGAACAGATGGTGAAG
- a CDS encoding pyridoxal-phosphate-dependent aminotransferase family protein: MTHPFLDLAPLSAGRFAAIEDQVAGLLGTGQDVVIMQGEALLPLEGAIRAAAGPGTVALNVVTGPYGQTFGDWLRDCGATVHDLSVPFHTAVSAEQVRQAFARHPEIDFVSLVHAEAATGNTNPVAEIGEVVRAHGALFYLDAVASVGAEPVLPDAWGVDLCVIGAQKAMGGPAGVSAVSVSERAWARMAANPGAPRRSYLSLLDWKERWIDGGRKALPHAPAQLEMLALQACVKRIEAEGPQRVMARHASAAAATRAGALALGVLEPYVYEARDAAPVATTLRTPPDVDASELVARALESDPALPLAAGGGALAGEMIRVNHYGPGATRGAVRGCLAALGAVLAEKGLKADPEAARRAVEDAWARPAGPGLSEA; encoded by the coding sequence GTGACCCACCCCTTCCTGGACCTCGCCCCGCTGAGCGCCGGCCGTTTCGCCGCGATCGAGGACCAGGTCGCGGGCCTGCTCGGCACCGGCCAGGACGTCGTGATCATGCAGGGCGAGGCACTGCTGCCGCTGGAGGGCGCGATCCGCGCCGCCGCGGGGCCGGGCACCGTCGCGCTGAACGTCGTCACGGGGCCGTACGGGCAGACGTTCGGGGACTGGCTGCGGGACTGCGGCGCGACCGTGCACGACCTCTCCGTGCCGTTCCACACGGCCGTGTCCGCCGAGCAGGTCCGCCAGGCCTTCGCCCGGCACCCGGAGATCGACTTCGTGTCCCTGGTGCACGCCGAGGCGGCGACCGGGAACACCAACCCGGTCGCGGAGATCGGCGAGGTGGTCCGGGCGCACGGCGCGCTGTTCTACCTGGACGCCGTGGCCTCGGTGGGCGCCGAGCCGGTACTGCCGGACGCGTGGGGGGTGGACCTGTGCGTCATCGGCGCGCAGAAGGCGATGGGCGGTCCGGCCGGGGTGTCGGCGGTGTCGGTGAGCGAGCGGGCGTGGGCGCGGATGGCGGCGAACCCCGGGGCGCCGCGCCGCTCGTACCTCTCGCTGCTGGACTGGAAGGAGCGCTGGATCGACGGCGGGCGCAAGGCGCTGCCGCACGCTCCGGCGCAGTTGGAGATGCTCGCGCTTCAGGCGTGCGTGAAGCGCATCGAGGCCGAGGGCCCGCAGAGGGTGATGGCGCGGCACGCGTCGGCCGCCGCGGCCACCCGGGCCGGCGCGCTCGCGCTGGGGGTCCTGGAGCCCTACGTGTACGAGGCCCGGGACGCGGCGCCGGTCGCGACGACGCTGCGGACGCCGCCGGACGTCGACGCCTCGGAGCTGGTCGCCCGGGCCCTGGAGTCCGACCCGGCGCTGCCGCTGGCCGCGGGCGGGGGCGCGCTGGCCGGGGAGATGATCCGCGTCAACCACTACGGTCCGGGCGCGACGCGCGGGGCCGTGCGGGGCTGCCTGGCGGCACTGGGTGCCGTGCTGGCCGAGAAGGGGCTGAAGGCCGATCCGGAGGCGGCTCGGCGGGCCGTCGAGGACGCCTGGGCCCGGCCCGCGGGACCCGGCCTTTCGGAAGCGTGA
- a CDS encoding amidohydrolase family protein translates to MSDRTVLHVKGRVLVGPRDEDVRDELWVIDGRISYDRPAGAADVRTVEGWALPGLVDAHCHVGLDQHGAVPEDVAEKQALTDREAGTLLIRDAGSPSDTRWIDDREDLPKIIRAGRHIARTRRYIRNYAWEVEPEDLVAYVAQEARRGDGWVKLVGDWIDRDLGDLSACWPRGAVEAAIAEAHRLGARVTAHCFAEDSLRDLVEAGIDCVEHATGLTDDTIPLFAERGVAIVPTLVNIATFPALADGGESRFPRWSAHMRRLHERRYDTVRDAYDAGVPVFVGTDAGGSLAHGLAAAEVAELVTAGIPPVEALAATTWAARRWLGRPGLDEGAPADLVVFDADPRADVRALAAPRRVVLNGRVVG, encoded by the coding sequence ATGAGCGATCGCACGGTGCTGCACGTGAAGGGTCGGGTGCTCGTCGGGCCGCGGGACGAGGACGTCCGCGACGAGCTGTGGGTGATCGACGGCCGGATCTCGTACGACCGCCCCGCCGGGGCCGCCGACGTCCGCACCGTCGAGGGCTGGGCCCTGCCCGGCCTGGTCGACGCGCACTGCCACGTCGGCCTCGACCAGCACGGGGCCGTCCCCGAGGACGTCGCCGAGAAGCAGGCGCTGACCGACCGCGAGGCGGGCACCCTCCTCATCCGCGACGCGGGCTCCCCCTCCGACACCCGCTGGATCGACGACCGCGAGGACCTCCCGAAGATCATCCGGGCCGGCCGGCACATCGCCCGCACCCGGCGCTACATCCGCAACTACGCCTGGGAGGTCGAGCCCGAGGACCTCGTCGCCTACGTCGCCCAGGAGGCCCGGCGCGGGGACGGGTGGGTGAAGCTGGTCGGCGACTGGATCGACCGCGACCTCGGCGACCTGTCCGCGTGCTGGCCGCGCGGCGCCGTCGAGGCGGCGATCGCGGAGGCCCACCGGCTGGGCGCCCGCGTCACCGCGCACTGCTTCGCCGAGGACTCCCTGCGCGACCTGGTCGAGGCCGGCATCGACTGCGTCGAACACGCCACGGGCCTGACGGACGACACCATCCCGCTCTTCGCCGAGCGGGGCGTCGCCATCGTGCCCACCCTCGTCAACATCGCCACCTTCCCGGCGCTCGCCGACGGCGGCGAGTCCAGGTTCCCGCGCTGGTCGGCCCATATGCGCCGGCTCCACGAACGCCGCTACGACACCGTGCGCGACGCCTACGACGCCGGCGTCCCGGTCTTCGTCGGCACCGACGCGGGCGGCTCCCTGGCCCACGGCCTGGCGGCGGCGGAGGTCGCGGAGCTGGTCACCGCAGGCATCCCGCCCGTCGAGGCCCTCGCCGCGACCACCTGGGCCGCCCGGCGGTGGCTCGGACGTCCCGGCCTGGACGAGGGCGCACCGGCGGACCTCGTGGTGTTCGACGCGGACCCGCGCGCGGACGTGCGCGCGCTCGCCGCTCCGCGCCGGGTGGTGCTGAACGGGCGGGTCGTCGGTTGA
- a CDS encoding ectoine synthase, translating to MIVRSFKEIEGTDRHVKSASGTWESKRIVLAKEKVGFSVHETILYAGTETSMWYANHIEAVVCTKGDAELTDRETGKTYHITPGTMYLLNGHERHTLKVKEDFHCICVFNPPVTGREDHDENGVYPLLTEEV from the coding sequence GTGATCGTCCGTTCGTTCAAGGAGATCGAAGGCACCGACCGGCACGTGAAGTCGGCGTCCGGCACCTGGGAGAGCAAGCGCATCGTCCTCGCGAAGGAGAAGGTCGGCTTCTCCGTGCACGAGACGATTCTGTACGCGGGTACGGAAACGTCCATGTGGTACGCGAACCACATCGAGGCCGTCGTCTGCACCAAGGGCGACGCCGAGTTGACCGACCGCGAGACCGGGAAGACGTACCACATCACCCCGGGCACGATGTACCTCCTCAACGGCCACGAGCGGCACACGCTCAAGGTCAAGGAGGACTTCCACTGCATCTGTGTCTTCAACCCGCCCGTGACCGGACGGGAGGATCACGACGAGAACGGCGTCTACCCGCTGCTCACCGAGGAGGTGTGA
- a CDS encoding aldehyde dehydrogenase (NADP(+)), with the protein MAAAPVWSVDPRTGKQREQVAVEATAQEVDAAVRAAHAARDALADRTVRAAFLRTAADELKAAESTLVEVADAETALGPVRLTGELARTCYQLRAFADIVDEGEFLGVVVNHPDDTATPPIPDLRRYKVPLGVVAVYSASNFPFAFSVPGGDTASALAAGCPVVVKSHPDHPGLSELVAKVLRRAAARHDIPDGVLGLVHGFEAGVELIKHPLVAAAGFTGSVRGGRALFDAAAARPVPIPFHGELGSLNPVVVTEAAAAERAEAIGAGLAGSMTLGVGQFCVKPGLVLVPAGAAGDGLVKSLTDAVSDTDAGVLLDHRMRDNFVAGVAERAALPDVDSPVTPGSGGEHTVAAGFLTVPAGRLTAEGEHDLLLEECFGPVTVVARYEDEAEVRGVLSRLPGNLTATVQLSADEAAGRGRGAEILAELTPLAGRVLVNGWPTGVAVAAAQQHGGPYPATTSTSTSVGGTAIERWLRPVAYQGTPEALLPLELRDGNPLGLPRRFNGVLER; encoded by the coding sequence GTGGCAGCAGCACCAGTCTGGAGTGTCGACCCCCGTACCGGGAAGCAGCGTGAACAGGTCGCGGTGGAAGCCACGGCCCAGGAGGTGGACGCCGCCGTCCGCGCCGCGCACGCCGCCCGGGACGCGCTCGCCGACCGTACCGTGCGCGCGGCGTTCCTGCGCACCGCCGCCGACGAGCTGAAGGCGGCCGAGAGCACCCTCGTCGAGGTGGCCGACGCGGAGACCGCGCTCGGCCCGGTCCGGCTCACCGGTGAACTCGCCCGCACCTGCTACCAACTGCGGGCCTTCGCCGACATCGTCGACGAGGGCGAGTTCCTCGGCGTGGTCGTCAACCACCCCGACGACACCGCGACCCCGCCGATCCCGGACCTGCGCCGCTACAAGGTGCCGCTCGGCGTCGTCGCCGTCTACTCGGCCTCCAACTTCCCCTTCGCCTTCTCCGTCCCGGGCGGCGACACCGCGAGCGCGCTCGCGGCCGGCTGCCCGGTCGTCGTCAAGTCCCACCCCGACCACCCGGGCCTGTCCGAGCTGGTCGCCAAGGTGCTGCGCCGGGCAGCGGCCCGGCACGACATCCCGGACGGCGTCCTCGGCCTGGTGCACGGCTTCGAGGCCGGCGTCGAACTGATCAAGCACCCGCTGGTCGCGGCGGCCGGCTTCACCGGGTCCGTACGCGGTGGCCGCGCGCTGTTCGACGCGGCGGCCGCCCGCCCCGTCCCGATCCCCTTCCACGGCGAGCTGGGCTCGCTGAACCCGGTCGTCGTCACGGAGGCGGCGGCCGCGGAGCGGGCGGAGGCGATCGGCGCGGGCCTGGCCGGTTCGATGACGCTGGGCGTCGGCCAGTTCTGCGTGAAGCCCGGCCTGGTCCTGGTGCCGGCGGGCGCCGCCGGTGACGGTCTGGTCAAGTCCCTCACCGACGCGGTCAGCGACACCGACGCCGGGGTGCTGCTCGACCACCGCATGCGGGACAACTTCGTCGCCGGGGTCGCCGAGCGCGCGGCGCTGCCCGACGTGGACTCCCCGGTGACGCCGGGCTCGGGCGGCGAGCACACCGTCGCCGCCGGGTTCCTGACCGTGCCGGCCGGGCGGCTGACGGCGGAGGGCGAGCACGACCTGCTCCTCGAGGAGTGCTTCGGGCCGGTCACCGTGGTGGCCCGCTACGAGGACGAGGCCGAGGTGCGGGGCGTGCTGTCCCGGCTCCCCGGCAACCTCACGGCGACCGTGCAGCTCTCCGCCGACGAGGCGGCGGGCCGGGGGCGCGGGGCGGAGATCCTCGCCGAGTTGACGCCGTTGGCCGGACGGGTGCTGGTGAACGGCTGGCCGACCGGGGTCGCCGTGGCCGCGGCGCAGCAGCACGGGGGGCCCTACCCGGCCACCACGTCGACGTCCACGTCGGTCGGCGGTACGGCGATCGAGCGGTGGCTGCGGCCGGTCGCGTACCAGGGGACGCCTGAAGCGCTGCTGCCGCTCGAGCTGCGGGACGGCAATCCGCTGGGGCTTCCTCGCCGGTTCAACGGGGTTCTGGAGCGGTAA
- the ectB gene encoding diaminobutyrate--2-oxoglutarate transaminase, with product MTITQPDLSVFETVESEVRSYCRGWPTVFDRALGSRMYDEDGHEYLDFFAGAGSLNYGHNNAVLKRALIDYLERDGVTHGLDMSTTAKRRFLETFQNLVLRPRDLPYKVMFPGPTGTNAVESALKLARKVKGRESIVSFTNAFHGMSLGSLAVTGNAFKRAGAGIPLVHGTPMPFDNYFDGTVEDFLWFERLLEDQGSGLNKPAAVIVETVQGEGGINVARTEWLRALSELCERQDMLLIVDDIQMGCGRTGAFFSFEEAGITPDIVTVSKSISGYGLPMALTLFKPELDVWEPGEHNGTFRGNNPAFVTATATLEAYWADGSAMEKQTRARGEQVEQHMIAITEENLADVKEYRGRGLVWGLEFHDKDRAGKVAGRAFELGLLIETSGPESEVVKLLPALTITPDELDEGMKTLARAVRETA from the coding sequence GTGACCATCACCCAGCCCGACCTCAGTGTCTTCGAGACAGTCGAGTCCGAGGTGCGCAGCTACTGCCGCGGCTGGCCCACCGTCTTCGACCGTGCGCTCGGCAGCCGCATGTACGACGAGGACGGCCACGAGTACCTCGACTTCTTCGCCGGAGCGGGCTCGCTCAACTACGGGCACAACAACGCCGTACTGAAACGCGCACTGATCGACTACCTGGAGCGGGACGGCGTCACGCACGGGCTCGACATGTCGACCACCGCCAAGCGCCGCTTCCTGGAGACGTTCCAGAACCTGGTGCTCCGGCCGCGTGACCTGCCGTACAAGGTCATGTTCCCGGGCCCGACGGGCACCAACGCCGTGGAGTCCGCGCTCAAGCTGGCGCGGAAGGTGAAGGGGCGCGAGTCGATCGTCTCGTTCACCAACGCCTTCCACGGCATGTCGCTGGGCTCGCTCGCCGTGACCGGCAACGCCTTCAAGCGGGCCGGCGCCGGCATCCCGCTGGTGCACGGCACGCCCATGCCGTTCGACAACTACTTCGACGGCACCGTCGAGGACTTCCTGTGGTTCGAGCGGCTGCTCGAGGACCAGGGCTCCGGCCTGAACAAGCCGGCCGCCGTGATCGTCGAGACCGTGCAGGGCGAGGGCGGCATCAACGTCGCCCGGACCGAGTGGCTGCGCGCCCTGTCCGAGCTGTGCGAACGCCAGGACATGCTGCTCATCGTCGACGACATCCAGATGGGCTGCGGCCGTACCGGCGCCTTCTTCTCCTTCGAGGAGGCGGGCATCACGCCGGACATCGTCACCGTCTCCAAGTCGATCAGCGGCTACGGCCTGCCCATGGCGCTGACCCTGTTCAAGCCGGAGCTGGACGTCTGGGAGCCGGGCGAGCACAACGGCACCTTCCGCGGCAACAACCCCGCCTTCGTCACGGCGACCGCCACGCTCGAGGCGTACTGGGCCGACGGGTCGGCGATGGAGAAGCAGACCCGCGCCCGCGGTGAGCAGGTCGAGCAGCACATGATCGCCATCACCGAGGAGAACCTCGCCGACGTCAAGGAGTACCGCGGCCGCGGTCTGGTCTGGGGCCTGGAGTTCCACGACAAGGACCGTGCGGGCAAGGTCGCGGGGCGCGCCTTCGAACTCGGGCTGCTCATCGAGACGTCCGGCCCCGAGAGCGAGGTCGTCAAGCTGCTCCCGGCGCTCACCATCACGCCCGACGAGCTGGACGAGGGCATGAAGACCCTCGCGCGGGCCGTGCGCGAGACCGCCTGA
- a CDS encoding GNAT family N-acetyltransferase encodes MIDERVTGIRVIRTVLPAEAETVAALHRRARATYYPDGLPDDGFDWVAVWRRAAERADAHVLCAVERGGLVGIASFRVPDDGPSETVKLFQFHVDPDHWRTGVGTALHSACVDQWRADGRRAAVLDVHVDNLRAQAFYARRGWVPDPEYPPAEGDHHLFLRFRVPAR; translated from the coding sequence GTGATCGACGAACGTGTGACCGGAATCCGCGTGATCCGTACCGTCCTGCCCGCCGAGGCGGAGACCGTCGCCGCCCTGCACCGGCGGGCCAGGGCGACGTACTACCCGGACGGGCTCCCCGACGACGGCTTCGACTGGGTGGCCGTCTGGCGCCGCGCCGCCGAGCGGGCCGACGCGCACGTGCTGTGCGCCGTGGAGCGGGGCGGCCTCGTCGGCATCGCCTCCTTCCGGGTGCCGGACGACGGCCCCTCGGAGACGGTCAAGCTGTTCCAGTTCCACGTCGACCCCGACCACTGGCGCACCGGCGTCGGCACCGCCCTGCACTCGGCCTGCGTCGATCAGTGGCGGGCCGACGGCAGGCGGGCGGCCGTCCTGGACGTGCACGTCGACAACCTGCGCGCCCAGGCCTTCTACGCCCGCCGGGGCTGGGTCCCCGACCCGGAGTACCCGCCCGCCGAGGGCGACCACCACCTGTTCCTGCGCTTCCGCGTGCCGGCGCGATGA
- a CDS encoding DUF1349 domain-containing protein, producing MDLALPELPFPLRVHGPEGNWSYEDGVLTGTAGPRQDRFVPPTGEALESASDAPRLLGAPDGDFQLIARVTVGFNGAFDAGVLYVHVGERAWAKLCLEYSPDVPTVCTVVTRGHSDDCNSFTVEGSSVWLRVSRAGRAFAFHASLDGERWTFVRLFTLGDEKETGAALVGFMAQAPTGQGCEVTYDHLEFRPAWPADLRDGG from the coding sequence ATGGATCTCGCACTGCCCGAACTGCCCTTTCCCCTCCGCGTCCACGGCCCCGAGGGGAACTGGTCCTACGAGGACGGCGTCCTCACCGGAACCGCCGGTCCCCGGCAGGACCGGTTCGTGCCGCCCACCGGCGAGGCGCTGGAGTCCGCGTCCGACGCGCCCCGGCTGCTGGGCGCTCCGGACGGGGACTTCCAGTTGATCGCCCGTGTCACGGTCGGCTTCAACGGCGCCTTCGACGCCGGGGTCCTCTACGTCCACGTCGGCGAGCGGGCCTGGGCCAAGCTCTGCCTGGAGTACTCCCCGGACGTGCCCACCGTCTGCACGGTGGTCACCCGGGGACACTCCGACGACTGCAACTCCTTCACGGTGGAGGGGAGTTCCGTCTGGCTGCGGGTCAGCCGGGCCGGACGGGCCTTCGCCTTCCACGCCTCCCTCGACGGCGAGCGCTGGACCTTCGTCCGGCTGTTCACCCTGGGGGACGAGAAGGAAACCGGCGCGGCACTGGTCGGCTTCATGGCCCAGGCGCCGACGGGGCAGGGGTGCGAGGTGACGTACGACCACCTGGAGTTCCGGCCGGCCTGGCCGGCGGACCTGCGCGACGGCGGCTGA
- the thpD gene encoding ectoine hydroxylase codes for MTITTTNVTDLYPTRGATEVATPRQDPVVWGSPDTPGPVSAGDLQALDRDGFLAIDQLIGPDEVDVYRRELERLTTDPAIRADARSIVEPQSKEIRSVFEVHKISEVFAKLVRDERVVGRARQILGSDVYVHQSRINVKPGFGASGFYWHSDFETWHAEDGLPNMRTISVSIALTENYDTNGGLMIMPGSHKTFLGCAGATPKDNYKKSLQMQDAGTPSDEALTKMASEYGIKLFTGKAGSATWFDCNCMHGSGDNITPFPRSNVFIVFNSVENTAVEPFAAPIRRPDFIGARDFTPVK; via the coding sequence GTGACCATCACGACCACGAACGTCACCGATCTCTATCCCACCCGCGGCGCCACCGAGGTGGCGACTCCCCGGCAGGACCCGGTCGTCTGGGGCTCCCCGGACACGCCCGGTCCCGTCTCGGCCGGTGACCTGCAGGCGCTGGACCGCGACGGCTTCCTCGCCATCGACCAGCTCATCGGACCGGACGAGGTCGACGTCTACCGGCGCGAGCTGGAGCGGCTCACCACCGACCCGGCCATCCGCGCGGACGCGCGCTCGATCGTGGAGCCGCAGTCCAAGGAGATCCGGTCGGTCTTCGAGGTGCACAAGATCAGCGAGGTCTTCGCCAAGCTGGTGCGGGACGAGCGCGTGGTCGGGCGCGCCCGGCAGATCCTCGGCTCGGACGTCTACGTCCACCAGTCCCGGATCAACGTCAAGCCGGGCTTCGGGGCCAGCGGCTTCTACTGGCACTCGGACTTCGAGACCTGGCACGCCGAGGACGGCCTGCCGAACATGCGGACGATCTCGGTTTCGATCGCGCTCACCGAGAACTACGACACCAACGGCGGTCTCATGATCATGCCGGGGTCGCACAAGACGTTCCTCGGGTGCGCGGGGGCCACGCCGAAGGACAACTACAAGAAGTCCCTGCAGATGCAGGACGCGGGGACGCCGTCCGACGAGGCGCTGACGAAGATGGCCTCGGAGTACGGCATCAAGCTGTTCACCGGCAAGGCCGGCTCGGCGACCTGGTTCGACTGCAACTGCATGCACGGTTCCGGCGACAACATCACGCCGTTCCCGCGCAGCAACGTGTTCATCGTGTTCAACAGCGTGGAGAACACGGCGGTCGAGCCGTTCGCGGCACCGATCCGGCGGCCGGACTTCATCGGGGCGCGGGACTTCACACCGGTGAAGTGA
- a CDS encoding DsbA family oxidoreductase, translating to MRVEIWSDIACPWCYVGKARFEKALAAFPHRDGVEVVHRSFELDPGRAKDDVQPVLTMLTAKYGMSEAQARAGEDNLGAQAAAEGLDYRTRDRDHGSTFDMHRLLHLAKERGRQEALLDAFYRANFADERSVFNDDERLVELAVTAGLDAVAAREVVADATAYADEVRADEREAAQLGATGVPFFVLDRAYGVSGAQPAEVFDQALTQAWGERTPLKLIDDGDAEACGPDGCAVPRN from the coding sequence ATGCGCGTCGAGATCTGGAGCGACATCGCCTGCCCGTGGTGCTACGTGGGCAAGGCCCGCTTCGAGAAGGCGCTGGCGGCCTTCCCGCACCGTGACGGCGTCGAGGTGGTCCACCGCTCGTTCGAGCTGGACCCCGGGCGGGCCAAGGACGACGTCCAGCCCGTGCTGACGATGCTCACCGCCAAGTACGGCATGAGCGAGGCGCAGGCGCGGGCCGGTGAGGACAACCTCGGTGCGCAGGCCGCCGCCGAGGGACTCGACTACCGCACCCGGGACCGCGACCACGGCAGCACCTTCGACATGCACCGGCTGCTGCACCTCGCCAAGGAGCGGGGCCGGCAGGAGGCGCTGCTGGACGCGTTCTACCGGGCCAACTTCGCCGACGAGCGCTCCGTCTTCAACGACGACGAGCGGCTCGTGGAGCTGGCCGTCACCGCCGGTCTGGACGCGGTCGCGGCGCGCGAGGTGGTCGCCGACGCCACCGCCTACGCCGACGAGGTGCGCGCCGACGAGCGCGAGGCCGCGCAGCTCGGCGCCACGGGGGTGCCGTTCTTCGTGCTCGACCGGGCGTACGGCGTCTCGGGCGCCCAGCCCGCCGAGGTCTTCGACCAGGCGCTGACGCAGGCGTGGGGCGAGCGCACACCGCTGAAGCTGATCGACGACGGGGACGCCGAGGCGTGCGGCCCGGACGGGTGCGCGGTGCCCCGGAACTGA
- the ectA gene encoding diaminobutyrate acetyltransferase has product MTAAQADLQIDRPRVADGAALWRIARDSKVLDLNSSYSYLLWCRDFAATSAVARDERGEPVGFVTGYVRPDRPDTLLVWQVAVDQAYRGRKLAAALLDGLAARTVSECGLTTLETTISPDNTASQRLFTSFAERHGARLEREVLFDTDLFPDGPHEPEVLYRIGPLPAAAH; this is encoded by the coding sequence ATGACTGCCGCGCAAGCAGACCTGCAAATCGACCGTCCGAGAGTGGCCGACGGGGCCGCCCTGTGGCGGATAGCAAGGGATTCGAAGGTCCTCGACCTGAACTCGTCCTACAGCTATCTGCTCTGGTGCCGGGACTTCGCCGCCACGTCGGCCGTCGCCCGGGACGAGCGCGGTGAGCCGGTCGGCTTCGTCACCGGTTACGTACGACCGGACCGGCCGGACACCCTGCTCGTGTGGCAGGTGGCGGTGGACCAGGCGTACCGTGGACGGAAGTTGGCCGCCGCCCTGCTCGACGGGCTGGCCGCCCGGACCGTGTCGGAGTGCGGGCTGACCACCCTGGAGACCACGATCTCGCCCGACAACACCGCCTCCCAGCGACTGTTCACCTCGTTCGCCGAGCGGCACGGCGCCCGACTGGAGCGCGAAGTGCTGTTCGACACGGACCTCTTCCCCGACGGGCCCCACGAGCCCGAGGTCCTGTACCGCATCGGGCCACTGCCCGCCGCCGCCCACTGA
- a CDS encoding aminotransferase class V-fold PLP-dependent enzyme, producing the protein MESFENLVRAEFAPKTTYLNTAGTGLLPARTLAAMRDAAASAAAGQPFDMFADVEACRSAFARLVGVPATRVAAGASVATFSGLVAASLPAGAEVLTAEADFSSLVNPLHTRWDLKVRSVPLERIAESVGPDTALVAVSSVQSADGRIADLAALRDAARAHGARTLVDASQSNGWLPLAADDFDYVAAVAYKWVLCPRGVAFLVVPEDLGAAAGLTPLFAGWASGERPWESCYGPVEELAHSARRFDESPALLSYAGARHSLALIEELGVAAVHAHDTALADGFREGVRSLGHEPVPAPGSAIVSVPGLGHRQGELSGAGVQVSDRAGNLRAAFHVYNSAADVDRLLDVLAG; encoded by the coding sequence ATGGAGAGCTTCGAGAACCTCGTCCGTGCCGAGTTCGCCCCGAAGACCACGTACCTGAACACCGCCGGCACCGGCCTGCTGCCCGCCCGGACCCTCGCCGCGATGCGTGACGCGGCGGCGTCCGCGGCCGCGGGGCAGCCGTTCGACATGTTCGCCGACGTCGAGGCGTGCCGCTCCGCCTTCGCCCGGCTCGTGGGGGTGCCCGCCACCAGGGTCGCGGCCGGCGCCTCGGTCGCCACGTTCAGCGGGCTCGTCGCCGCCTCGCTGCCCGCGGGCGCCGAAGTCCTCACCGCGGAGGCCGACTTCAGCTCCCTGGTGAACCCCCTGCACACGCGTTGGGACCTGAAGGTGCGCAGCGTGCCGCTGGAGCGGATCGCCGAGTCGGTGGGACCGGACACCGCGCTCGTCGCGGTCAGTTCCGTCCAGTCCGCCGACGGGCGGATCGCGGACCTCGCCGCGCTGCGGGACGCCGCCCGGGCGCACGGCGCGCGGACGCTGGTCGACGCCTCCCAGTCGAACGGGTGGCTGCCGCTGGCCGCGGACGACTTCGACTACGTGGCCGCCGTCGCCTACAAGTGGGTGCTCTGTCCCCGCGGCGTCGCCTTCCTCGTCGTACCCGAGGACTTGGGAGCGGCTGCCGGACTGACCCCGCTGTTCGCGGGGTGGGCGTCGGGTGAGCGTCCCTGGGAGAGCTGCTACGGCCCCGTCGAGGAACTCGCGCACTCCGCACGGCGTTTCGACGAGAGCCCGGCTCTCCTGTCCTACGCGGGTGCCCGGCACTCGCTGGCCCTGATCGAGGAGCTCGGCGTGGCCGCGGTGCACGCCCACGACACCGCGCTCGCCGACGGGTTCCGGGAGGGAGTGCGCTCACTGGGCCACGAGCCGGTGCCCGCGCCGGGCTCCGCGATCGTGTCCGTGCCCGGACTCGGCCACCGGCAGGGCGAGCTGAGCGGGGCCGGCGTGCAGGTCTCCGACCGGGCGGGCAATCTGCGGGCCGCGTTCCACGTCTACAACTCCGCGGCGGACGTCGACCGGCTGCTGGACGTGCTGGCGGGCTGA